In Chryseobacterium oranimense, a single window of DNA contains:
- a CDS encoding outer membrane beta-barrel family protein, protein MRKTIFTLSLLASFFAYSQEKNNNTPDKEKQIEGVVITKTKKAVEQKADRTIFDFSEQPQLNNGNALEGIKKLPGLVSTDIAGMMYQGKILDVYLNGRPLNITSNELNSFLEGMPANSVDRIEVITQPGAEYPATSGGAIMNIITNKNANKYLTATYSGNYSFTNYDKFRSRTTNSLNLNARNKLFGWQLNVGQNYRESMLNGDQDVLLHNNTDRIGRGYFAKSGLTFDLGQDRLLLNYDIYHNNNDNYTASTGLADIPVSFNPVQYREADYEASDVAHTNNLRQEAVVTYQKRFSDKSQKLDFQFGYTKATSKFSQDNFFQRGFYTDIWQPFLNVGGENVLDNKSDMRVANFKVDYSQPIKLLDGGKVSLGGLYERQDYDTESKGLTNLEYQRQTASTYLEFQAKLKKFDFTLGARAENYDIYGITRIIKDNAVLERDLTPFNKFKLFPNASVQYSLMNQVYVAANYNKKITLPSISALNPNNVIFASPNTEVTGNPDLQPTIFDNYELKISAFDYAFIGYSVSSAKDQVAQIIMKNGKNLYNRQVNISNMKIHNFNVGLPIPFMIFSKPMSEIMKFNFNPDKINFMYLYAGYQKHDIDNLNNKGFWIFNIMTQLLLPKDIKLTANYSYLTPKAGYFYFTADKPFNNNLDITLTKKFMNNRLTVSVFANDIFNGQVMQVYSNPPEGQPVMIRSKYDTRNFGISINYKIPTKNKLAKEDPNILNQTKKEDSGVMQQAQ, encoded by the coding sequence ATGAGAAAAACTATATTCACGCTGTCTTTGCTGGCGTCTTTTTTTGCCTATTCACAGGAAAAAAACAATAACACCCCAGACAAGGAGAAACAGATTGAAGGCGTAGTCATTACCAAAACTAAAAAAGCCGTTGAACAGAAAGCAGACCGTACTATTTTTGACTTCTCTGAACAGCCACAGCTTAATAACGGAAACGCCCTGGAAGGTATAAAAAAACTTCCAGGGCTGGTTTCTACCGATATCGCAGGAATGATGTATCAGGGAAAAATCCTGGATGTTTACCTGAACGGAAGGCCTTTAAATATTACTTCAAACGAACTGAATTCTTTTCTTGAAGGGATGCCTGCCAACTCGGTAGACAGAATAGAAGTGATCACCCAGCCGGGAGCAGAATATCCGGCTACCTCAGGAGGTGCCATCATGAATATCATTACAAATAAGAATGCCAATAAGTATTTAACAGCAACTTATTCTGGAAATTATTCGTTTACCAATTACGACAAATTCAGAAGCAGAACCACTAATTCTCTAAATCTGAATGCAAGAAATAAACTTTTCGGATGGCAGCTGAATGTAGGCCAGAATTACCGTGAAAGTATGCTGAATGGTGATCAGGATGTGCTTCTGCATAACAATACGGACAGAATCGGACGCGGATATTTTGCAAAATCGGGATTGACTTTTGATCTTGGGCAAGACAGACTATTGCTGAACTACGATATTTATCACAACAATAATGATAATTATACAGCCAGTACAGGACTTGCCGACATTCCCGTAAGCTTTAATCCTGTCCAGTACCGGGAAGCTGACTATGAAGCATCCGATGTCGCTCACACCAATAACTTAAGACAGGAAGCTGTTGTAACATATCAGAAGCGCTTCAGTGACAAATCTCAAAAGCTGGATTTCCAGTTCGGATATACTAAGGCTACTTCTAAATTCTCTCAGGACAATTTCTTCCAGAGAGGTTTTTATACGGATATCTGGCAGCCTTTCCTGAATGTAGGCGGCGAAAATGTACTTGATAATAAATCGGATATGAGGGTTGCTAACTTTAAAGTAGATTATTCACAGCCGATCAAGCTTCTGGACGGTGGAAAAGTAAGCTTGGGAGGTTTATATGAGAGACAGGATTACGATACGGAAAGTAAAGGCCTTACCAATTTGGAATACCAGAGGCAGACAGCTTCTACCTACCTCGAATTTCAGGCAAAACTGAAAAAGTTTGACTTTACTTTAGGGGCAAGAGCAGAAAACTATGATATTTACGGGATTACAAGAATTATAAAGGATAATGCTGTTCTGGAAAGAGATTTAACACCTTTCAATAAATTCAAGCTTTTCCCGAATGCAAGCGTACAGTATAGCCTGATGAATCAGGTGTACGTTGCTGCGAACTACAACAAAAAGATCACGCTGCCAAGCATTTCTGCCCTGAACCCGAATAACGTCATCTTTGCCAGCCCGAATACGGAAGTTACCGGTAACCCGGATCTTCAGCCTACGATTTTTGACAATTATGAATTGAAAATTTCGGCGTTTGATTATGCTTTTATTGGATACAGCGTAAGTTCTGCAAAGGATCAGGTAGCGCAGATCATCATGAAAAACGGCAAGAATCTTTACAACAGGCAGGTGAATATTTCAAATATGAAAATTCACAACTTTAATGTAGGTCTTCCTATCCCTTTTATGATTTTCAGCAAGCCGATGAGCGAGATCATGAAGTTTAATTTTAACCCTGACAAGATTAATTTCATGTATCTGTATGCAGGTTACCAGAAACATGATATTGACAATTTAAACAATAAAGGCTTCTGGATCTTTAATATCATGACCCAGCTGCTTTTACCGAAAGATATCAAACTGACGGCTAATTATAGCTATCTTACTCCAAAAGCGGGATATTTCTACTTTACGGCGGATAAGCCCTTCAATAATAATCTGGATATTACACTGACGAAAAAGTTCATGAACAACCGCCTTACGGTTTCCGTTTTCGCAAATGATATTTTCAACGGACAAGTGATGCAGGTGTATTCCAATCCGCCGGAAG